One window from the genome of Nicotiana sylvestris chromosome 9, ASM39365v2, whole genome shotgun sequence encodes:
- the LOC104242305 gene encoding GATA transcription factor 16-like, translating to MDLSDKDWGSEDMMSQAESQLKTCADCGTTKTPLWRGGPAGPKSLCNACGIRSRKKRRALLGLNKEDKKLKKSSENKNQYCSNSSTSSSGDSTSSSSSNGCLLKKKFLPFGRQVVALQRPRSRSRSSSTHKLGEVEQAAFLLMALSCGSVYA from the exons ATGGATCTAAGTGATAAA GATTGGGGATCTGAGGATATGATGAGCCAAGCAGAAAGCCAACTAAAAACATGTGCTGATTGTGGTACCACAAAAACCCCTCTTTGGCGTGGTGGCCCTGCTGGCCCTAAG TCATTGTGTAATGCTTGTGGGATCAGGAGCAGGAAGAAGAGAAGAGCACTTCTGGGATTGAACAAAGAAGacaagaaattgaagaaatcatcTGAAAATAAAAACCAGTACTGCAGTAACAGTAGTACGAGCAGCAGTGGAGATAGTaccagcagcagcagcagtaatgGTTGTTtattaaagaagaagtttttgCCTTTTGGTAGACAAGTAGTAGCATTGCAGAGACCAAGATCAAGATCAAGATCAAGTTCAACTCACAAACTTGGTGAAGTAGAACAAGCTGCTTTCTTATTGATGGCTCTCTCTTGCGGCTCTGTTTATGCATGA